In Deinococcus psychrotolerans, a genomic segment contains:
- the uvrB gene encoding excinuclease ABC subunit UvrB, with the protein MLKVESEYTPAGDQPTAIRSLVDGLDSGLRFQTLLGATGTGKTYSVAQVIEKTGRPALIMAPNKILTAQLAAEFREFFPTAAVEFFISYYDYYQPEAYVPGKDLFIEKDAAINQEIERLRHSATRNLLTRRDTIVVASVSCIYGLGDPAEYRALNILLKVGEQMSRDEMLSRLISMQYERNDIELSAGRFRAKGEIIEIWPSYDEQPLRIQLFGDEIEKIQIVHSLTGDKLGDLDASVIYPAKHYVASASNVERSIVTIQQELDERLEYFNSVGKLLEAQRLKERTLYDLEMMKVLGYCSGIENYSRHVDGRRPGETPFTMLDYFPEDFVTFIDESHVTVPQIGGMANGDRARKQTLVDYGFRLPSAMDNRPLNFQEFLEKTGQTVFVSATPGPFEREVSDSIADQIIRPTGLVDPPVTVRPIQGQIDDLLGMIRGRAEKGERVLITTLTKRMSEDLTEYLLERGVRARYMHSDIDSVERQVIIRDLRLGHYDVLIGINLLREGLDLPEVSLVAILDADKPGFLRSERALIQTIGRAARNVGGEVILYGDSITPAMKSAMDETDRRREKQTAYNLEHGITPTTIIKGVRNVIRGEEVAELPASGDLSNDRDALTIQLTDLELDMWQASEDLDFELAASLRDQIRSIEAKLQGKNFEQPTVPGQKVRKRGRR; encoded by the coding sequence ATGCTTAAGGTCGAGTCCGAGTACACGCCCGCAGGCGATCAGCCAACCGCCATTCGCAGCTTGGTAGACGGCCTAGACAGCGGTCTGCGCTTTCAGACCCTCCTCGGCGCGACGGGCACCGGTAAAACGTACAGCGTGGCCCAAGTCATCGAAAAAACTGGACGCCCAGCCCTGATCATGGCTCCCAACAAAATCCTGACGGCCCAACTCGCCGCTGAGTTCCGCGAGTTTTTTCCGACAGCCGCCGTCGAGTTTTTTATCTCGTATTACGATTATTATCAGCCAGAAGCGTATGTGCCGGGCAAAGATCTGTTTATCGAAAAAGACGCCGCCATCAACCAAGAAATCGAGCGGCTGCGCCATTCGGCCACCCGCAACTTGCTGACCCGCCGCGACACCATCGTGGTGGCTTCGGTGAGCTGTATTTACGGCCTCGGCGATCCTGCCGAATACAGGGCACTCAACATTTTGCTGAAGGTCGGCGAACAGATGAGCCGCGACGAGATGTTGAGCCGTTTGATCTCGATGCAGTACGAGCGCAATGACATTGAACTGTCCGCCGGACGTTTCAGGGCCAAAGGCGAGATCATTGAAATCTGGCCCAGCTATGATGAACAGCCGCTGCGGATTCAGCTTTTCGGTGACGAAATCGAGAAAATCCAGATTGTGCATTCGTTGACCGGCGACAAACTCGGTGACTTGGATGCCAGCGTGATTTATCCAGCCAAACACTATGTCGCCAGTGCCAGCAACGTCGAGCGCTCTATTGTTACCATCCAGCAAGAGTTAGACGAGCGGTTAGAGTACTTCAACTCGGTGGGCAAACTCTTGGAAGCGCAGCGCCTTAAAGAGCGCACCCTCTACGACTTGGAAATGATGAAAGTGCTGGGCTACTGCTCCGGCATCGAAAACTACTCGCGGCACGTGGATGGCCGCAGGCCTGGCGAAACGCCCTTTACCATGTTGGATTACTTTCCGGAAGATTTTGTGACGTTCATTGACGAATCGCACGTAACGGTGCCGCAAATCGGCGGGATGGCCAACGGTGACAGGGCCCGCAAGCAAACGCTGGTCGATTACGGCTTCCGGCTGCCCTCGGCCATGGATAACCGCCCGCTAAACTTTCAGGAATTTTTGGAGAAAACGGGTCAAACCGTGTTTGTTTCGGCCACACCCGGCCCTTTTGAGCGTGAGGTCAGTGACAGCATCGCCGATCAAATTATTCGACCCACCGGACTGGTTGACCCGCCCGTAACAGTTCGCCCGATTCAGGGCCAAATTGACGACCTGCTGGGCATGATTCGGGGCCGTGCCGAAAAGGGCGAGCGGGTGCTCATCACCACCTTGACCAAGCGGATGTCCGAAGACCTCACCGAGTACCTGTTGGAGCGTGGCGTACGTGCCCGCTACATGCACTCGGACATCGACTCGGTGGAGCGCCAGGTCATCATTCGGGATTTGCGGTTGGGTCACTATGACGTACTGATCGGCATCAACCTCCTGCGCGAAGGACTGGACTTGCCGGAAGTCTCGCTGGTCGCCATTCTGGACGCCGACAAGCCGGGCTTCCTCAGAAGCGAGCGGGCACTGATTCAGACCATCGGGCGGGCGGCCCGCAACGTCGGCGGCGAGGTGATTTTGTACGGCGACAGCATTACCCCGGCCATGAAAAGCGCGATGGACGAAACCGACCGCCGCCGCGAAAAGCAGACCGCCTACAACTTGGAACACGGCATCACCCCGACCACCATCATCAAGGGAGTCAGAAACGTCATTCGCGGTGAGGAAGTGGCCGAGTTGCCCGCTTCCGGCGATTTGAGCAATGACCGCGACGCCCTGACCATTCAACTCACCGACCTTGAGCTGGACATGTGGCAAGCCTCCGAGGACTTGGACTTTGAGCTGGCCGCTTCCCTGCGCGACCAGATTCGCAGCATTGAGGCCAAATTGCAGGGCAAGAACTTTGAGCAGCCCACCGTGCCGGGTCAGAAAGTCAGAAAGCGCGGGCGGCGCTGA
- a CDS encoding YIP1 family protein yields MQKSPQISAGIQDMFSQSTAVLSQPSVSTFERFEQRGGVQQAYIYVMVAAVVSALIAAFFALFHSEVTFFGQLFSRLILVPLGFAVFTGAVYYIGKALFKGTGTYAEVAYTFSLFFVPMSILGTLIGVIPVIGFLAAILISLANMYFGFLAVQSSMNIRTNGEALALLVLSGVAYFLVSVIVGGFLASLFIARAVLSGV; encoded by the coding sequence ATGCAAAAGTCTCCTCAGATTAGCGCCGGTATCCAAGACATGTTTAGCCAGAGTACAGCGGTGCTGAGCCAGCCGAGCGTGTCCACTTTCGAGCGCTTTGAGCAGCGGGGCGGGGTGCAGCAAGCCTACATCTACGTGATGGTCGCGGCGGTGGTGTCGGCGCTGATCGCCGCTTTCTTCGCGCTCTTTCACAGTGAGGTTACTTTTTTTGGTCAGCTCTTCAGCCGTCTTATTCTCGTTCCGCTGGGCTTTGCTGTTTTTACCGGAGCGGTTTATTACATCGGCAAGGCGCTGTTTAAAGGAACGGGAACCTACGCTGAAGTTGCCTACACCTTTTCTCTCTTCTTTGTGCCGATGAGTATTCTGGGAACTTTGATTGGTGTTATTCCCGTTATCGGCTTTCTGGCTGCCATTCTCATCTCTTTAGCCAATATGTATTTCGGCTTTCTGGCAGTGCAGTCCAGCATGAATATTCGCACCAACGGCGAAGCGCTCGCACTTTTGGTGCTGTCCGGCGTGGCCTACTTCTTGGTTTCTGTGATTGTCGGCGGCTTTTTGGCCAGTCTCTTTATCGCCAGAGCTGTTCTCAGCGGCGTTTAA
- a CDS encoding transglutaminase family protein — translation MRADIRHVTEYVYKEPAWDSFNEVRLHPEASARQQLKSFHLLVDPEASSVTTHRDYFGSIVHHVHVHERHQVLRIEAQALVTTKPLTVPPPVPLSALDDLRSEVTEFLIASPRVPKGDWPEIFGVARPGPNDDLSAFLTDLTHQFFHQFSYKPGATSVRTTIQEFAKLQQGVCQDFTHAMLGVCRTLGIPARYVSGYLYSGGEMIGADATHAWPEVLIPGAGWVGFDPTNDVLAGEKHIKIGHGRDYPDVSPVRGTFYGGGQGRLDVEVRVYGEQQQ, via the coding sequence ATGCGCGCCGATATCCGTCACGTCACCGAATACGTCTATAAAGAACCCGCTTGGGATTCGTTTAACGAAGTGCGCCTGCACCCCGAGGCCAGCGCCCGCCAGCAACTCAAGAGCTTCCATTTGCTGGTGGATCCAGAAGCGAGCAGCGTCACCACCCACCGCGATTATTTCGGCTCCATCGTGCATCACGTTCACGTTCACGAGCGCCACCAAGTGCTGCGGATCGAGGCGCAGGCGCTGGTCACCACCAAGCCGCTGACAGTGCCGCCGCCTGTGCCGCTGAGCGCCCTCGACGACCTGCGCAGCGAAGTCACCGAGTTTTTGATTGCCAGCCCGCGTGTACCCAAAGGCGACTGGCCCGAGATCTTCGGCGTGGCCCGCCCTGGCCCCAACGATGATCTCTCGGCTTTTTTAACCGATCTGACCCACCAATTTTTTCATCAGTTCAGCTACAAGCCCGGAGCCACCAGCGTCCGCACCACCATTCAGGAGTTTGCCAAGTTACAGCAGGGCGTTTGCCAAGATTTTACCCACGCCATGCTGGGGGTCTGCCGCACGCTGGGCATCCCGGCCCGCTACGTCAGCGGCTACCTGTATTCCGGCGGCGAGATGATCGGCGCAGACGCCACCCACGCCTGGCCAGAAGTGCTGATCCCCGGCGCGGGCTGGGTGGGTTTCGATCCGACCAACGACGTGCTGGCCGGAGAAAAGCACATCAAGATCGGTCACGGGCGCGATTACCCCGACGTGTCGCCTGTGCGCGGCACCTTTTACGGCGGCGGGCAGGGCCGCTTGGACGTGGAAGTGCGGGTTTACGGTGAGCAGCAGCAGTAA
- a CDS encoding alpha-E domain-containing protein produces the protein MLSRLAESLYWIGRYVERAENTARLLNVNYYATLEAGGRVSEEWRPLLEISGTKAGFAEHYGRADAHNVAAWLAFDRRNPSSIASSLSRARENARGLRDRIPSEMWEELNLAYLNLCFQNVDVLASDGLFEYCSAARDASQMFFGIAFATLPRDEGWSFMRAGQMLERGDNLLRLLQVRYSVRSPSSPAQAAVDNHRWMAVLKTVSAYEAYRKSEHGGLDPRTIAKFLLLNGYFPRSVRYCGENLHDALAQIERIHPKSHPELLREAKWLMARLEHANVDDILERQSPGLDTLLSDFNAVGSAIYAAYFTV, from the coding sequence CTTAGCCGAATCGCTGTACTGGATTGGCCGCTACGTCGAGCGGGCCGAGAACACTGCCCGCCTGCTCAACGTCAACTATTACGCCACCTTGGAAGCGGGCGGGCGGGTCAGCGAGGAGTGGCGACCCCTATTGGAGATTTCCGGCACAAAGGCCGGCTTTGCCGAGCACTATGGCCGCGCCGATGCCCACAACGTGGCGGCTTGGCTGGCTTTCGACCGCCGCAATCCGTCGAGCATCGCGTCGAGCCTTTCCCGCGCCCGCGAAAATGCGCGTGGCCTGCGCGACCGGATTCCCAGCGAGATGTGGGAAGAACTCAATCTGGCTTACCTCAATCTGTGCTTTCAGAACGTCGATGTGCTGGCCAGCGACGGTCTGTTCGAATACTGCTCGGCGGCCCGCGACGCTTCGCAGATGTTTTTCGGCATTGCTTTTGCCACGTTGCCGCGCGACGAGGGTTGGTCGTTTATGCGGGCAGGTCAAATGCTCGAGCGCGGCGACAATTTGCTGCGGCTCCTGCAGGTGCGCTACAGCGTCCGCAGCCCCAGCAGCCCCGCGCAGGCCGCCGTGGACAACCACCGCTGGATGGCGGTGCTCAAAACGGTCTCGGCGTACGAGGCTTACCGCAAAAGCGAACACGGCGGCCTCGACCCGCGCACCATCGCCAAGTTTTTGCTGCTCAACGGCTATTTTCCGCGCAGCGTGCGCTACTGCGGCGAGAACTTGCACGACGCTTTGGCCCAAATCGAGCGCATTCATCCCAAGTCTCACCCCGAGCTGCTGCGCGAGGCCAAATGGCTGATGGCCCGCTTGGAGCACGCCAATGTGGACGACATCTTAGAGCGGCAGTCGCCCGGCCTCGACACCTTGCTGAGCGACTTCAACGCCGTCGGCTCCGCGATTTACGCGGCCTATTTCACGGTTTGA